The following are encoded together in the Robertmurraya sp. FSL R5-0851 genome:
- a CDS encoding PRD domain-containing protein, with translation MYITARERKILEVILLSEEETTVSSIAKILNVSSRTVHRDLKGVEEILKSYDLSLSKQSGVGILVKGSSENKEKLKLFLFSASHTEYTPDERQTIILSSLLESLEPVKLVVLANDLNVTIATVSNDLNKIEEKIEPFGLSLIRKRGYGVELFGLETAKRKVMSSLILDHLDEFEFISFIRENIQKRSAMDMDTATDRLLGLVDKKKLIIIESIIDDVKKELPYPIADSAYIGLVVHLALATERIQQGVEIVLDDRFPDQLLTTKEYKIAEKIVSGLETAFQISVSQGEASYITMHLLGAKLRNEHGDIFEETAVQVGYTAQKLIQYVGKRMGYHFENNIDLYQGLIAHLRPAIYRMKQHMKISNPLLKRIMEDYQELFGIIQDGVEIVFPDFFVPKEEIGFLVMHFASAMLKGEENKEVKGLVVCSSGIGTSKILATKIQKELPWLKTKNVSLFDFEQINPEEYSIIISTVPLKDDQGPYVLVSPILSQAEIERIKQSVRVDQPDQPKKDINLSIKNEAEKDFFSRIQRNHRFTSAAIDILSGYFIQKLGGDCSIESALLAACETLQEQGIINDAVKVVKHIVEREALGGLGIPETTLSLYHTRSTEVTKPSFTMYELEKPVNVSAMDGSEISNKRILLMLSPQESTEEALEILSQISASIIRNDESIHLYENGEKDALFDFLCNEIRDIFEAKNIH, from the coding sequence TTGTATATTACAGCGAGGGAAAGGAAAATTCTCGAGGTGATACTTCTTAGTGAAGAGGAAACGACCGTGAGTAGTATTGCCAAAATACTTAATGTGAGTTCTAGGACGGTACACCGTGACTTAAAAGGGGTAGAGGAAATACTAAAGTCCTACGATTTGTCCCTTTCAAAGCAATCTGGGGTAGGGATTCTCGTCAAAGGAAGTAGTGAAAACAAAGAGAAGCTCAAATTATTTCTCTTTAGTGCTTCTCATACGGAGTACACCCCTGATGAACGACAAACGATTATTCTCTCAAGCCTACTGGAGAGCTTAGAACCGGTCAAATTGGTTGTTTTAGCAAATGACCTAAATGTCACGATTGCAACAGTAAGCAATGATCTAAACAAAATTGAAGAAAAAATTGAACCATTCGGTTTATCTCTTATCCGCAAAAGAGGATATGGAGTAGAGTTATTTGGATTGGAAACAGCTAAGAGAAAAGTCATGAGCAGTCTGATTTTAGACCACCTGGATGAGTTTGAATTTATTTCTTTTATCCGGGAGAATATTCAAAAAAGATCGGCTATGGATATGGACACAGCAACCGATCGTTTACTTGGTTTGGTTGATAAAAAGAAGCTTATTATCATTGAAAGTATCATTGATGATGTAAAAAAGGAACTGCCTTACCCAATTGCTGATAGTGCTTATATCGGTTTGGTTGTCCATCTAGCTCTAGCTACGGAAAGGATCCAACAAGGTGTGGAGATCGTGTTAGATGATAGATTCCCTGATCAGCTTTTGACAACAAAAGAGTATAAGATTGCGGAGAAAATTGTATCAGGATTAGAAACGGCCTTTCAGATTTCTGTTTCTCAAGGCGAAGCAAGTTATATTACGATGCATCTTTTAGGAGCAAAGCTGAGGAATGAACATGGAGATATTTTTGAAGAAACGGCTGTTCAAGTCGGATATACCGCACAAAAACTCATCCAGTATGTAGGGAAGAGGATGGGGTATCATTTTGAAAATAATATTGATCTTTATCAAGGTTTAATAGCTCATTTGCGTCCTGCCATCTATCGAATGAAGCAACATATGAAGATTAGTAATCCTTTGCTTAAGCGGATTATGGAGGATTATCAAGAATTATTTGGCATTATTCAAGATGGCGTTGAAATTGTTTTTCCAGACTTCTTTGTTCCGAAAGAGGAGATTGGCTTTCTTGTTATGCATTTTGCTTCTGCCATGCTAAAGGGAGAAGAAAATAAGGAAGTGAAGGGTCTAGTCGTATGTTCGAGTGGAATAGGAACATCAAAGATTCTTGCAACAAAAATTCAAAAAGAACTGCCATGGTTAAAAACAAAAAATGTTTCTCTATTTGATTTTGAACAGATCAATCCTGAGGAATATTCGATCATTATTTCGACCGTCCCTTTAAAGGATGATCAAGGGCCGTATGTTCTTGTAAGCCCTATCCTTTCTCAGGCTGAGATTGAAAGAATAAAACAGTCGGTTCGAGTCGACCAGCCTGATCAGCCGAAAAAGGATATAAACTTAAGCATAAAAAATGAAGCGGAAAAAGATTTTTTTAGCAGAATTCAACGGAACCATCGTTTTACATCAGCAGCCATTGACATTCTCTCTGGTTATTTTATTCAAAAACTGGGAGGAGATTGTTCGATTGAATCAGCCTTATTGGCCGCATGTGAAACACTACAAGAGCAAGGGATCATTAACGATGCTGTAAAAGTAGTTAAACACATAGTCGAAAGAGAAGCATTAGGCGGGCTTGGAATACCTGAAACCACTCTGTCGCTTTACCATACGAGAAGCACTGAGGTGACGAAACCCTCTTTCACTATGTATGAACTAGAAAAACCCGTAAATGTGAGTGCAATGGATGGATCAGAGATCTCAAATAAACGAATTCTCCTGATGCTTTCACCACAAGAATCAACCGAAGAGGCACTTGAGATATTAAGTCAAATCAGTGCTTCGATTATTCGAAATGATGAATCGATACATTTGTATGAGAATGGAGAAAAGGATGCCCTTTTTGATTTTCTATGTAACGAGATAAGAGACATTTTTGAAGCGAAAAATATTCATTAA
- a CDS encoding IS110 family transposase: METLYKRCAGLDVHSETIVACVLMGESEADLVKETETFPTMTKDLFRLLKWLEEKQVTHIAMESTGVYWKPVYNILEDFFDITLANAQRIKNVPGRKTDVSDAEWIAKLLRHGLIEKSFVPPEDIRNLRDLTRLRKKWIGHMTSEKNRIQKVLETSNIKLSTVISDVFGVSGRKLLEQLMSNGYLDQKDVEQRIHGRMAHKKQSITDSLFGTINDHQLFLIKQSWMHIVYLEELISDIEKRIDEILKDYKEEVDIIVTMTGIKKDTAATIIAEIGVNMEQFPTSKHIASWAGLSPGNHESAGKRKSTRTVKGNPHIKSALCEAAWAASRSKNTRLSAKYWSLAARRGKKKALVAIGHRMLTIIYHMLKNKEPYHEST; encoded by the coding sequence ATGGAAACATTGTACAAACGGTGTGCTGGCTTGGATGTTCACTCAGAGACTATTGTAGCCTGTGTCCTAATGGGTGAATCAGAGGCAGACCTGGTAAAAGAAACTGAAACATTTCCTACTATGACTAAAGACTTGTTTCGGCTTCTAAAGTGGTTAGAAGAAAAACAGGTAACTCATATTGCGATGGAAAGCACTGGCGTTTACTGGAAACCTGTTTATAACATCTTAGAAGATTTTTTTGATATTACCTTGGCAAACGCACAAAGAATCAAAAACGTTCCCGGTAGAAAGACAGATGTGTCAGATGCAGAATGGATTGCCAAATTATTAAGACATGGATTAATAGAGAAGAGCTTTGTTCCTCCAGAGGACATAAGAAATCTAAGGGATCTAACTCGTCTCCGCAAGAAATGGATTGGTCATATGACATCTGAAAAGAATCGAATCCAAAAGGTACTTGAGACTTCAAATATCAAATTAAGTACAGTAATTTCAGATGTATTTGGAGTTTCCGGCAGGAAACTTTTAGAACAACTAATGTCTAATGGTTACTTAGATCAAAAAGACGTTGAACAAAGAATTCATGGTCGAATGGCTCATAAAAAACAGTCAATTACGGACTCCTTGTTTGGTACGATAAATGACCACCAATTATTTCTTATCAAACAATCTTGGATGCACATTGTCTATCTAGAAGAGTTAATATCAGATATTGAAAAAAGGATAGATGAAATCTTAAAAGACTACAAAGAAGAAGTGGATATCATTGTCACGATGACAGGTATTAAAAAAGATACAGCAGCTACAATAATTGCAGAAATCGGAGTAAATATGGAACAATTTCCTACTTCCAAACATATTGCTTCCTGGGCAGGACTATCACCAGGAAATCATGAAAGTGCAGGGAAAAGAAAAAGCACACGGACGGTGAAAGGAAACCCTCATATTAAGTCAGCACTTTGCGAAGCTGCGTGGGCAGCATCACGAAGTAAAAACACCAGGTTATCCGCTAAATATTGGTCACTAGCTGCAAGAAGAGGAAAGAAAAAAGCACTCGTTGCCATTGGACATCGAATGCTTACAATCATCTATCACATGCTAAAGAACAAAGAACCCTACCATGAGTCAACATAA
- a CDS encoding IS4 family transposase, giving the protein MDNIISNQTVFSKCLSFLPFETFKGSFLDNGVKKLTTANLMRICVTMQLGNWKSYEETEERIRAMEGTEELFGLTSISASQLCRRVNALPSILPRQLFLAAVTQLNKLTSKGKGIPSLGRLHLVDSSSLLLGPTLGNWTYFTKHSNCVKLHTRIVVTDPGTAYPDMVIPSTGNVDDREVMLELVIDPHATHVMDRGYVDYKKMDHWVENRIPFAMRIQAGHKANMIKSYEVPDDSRVKLDALVVMGSSFRSMEQPLRLVEFTDEEGKEYRVVTNRWDLKAEEVTELYRHRWIIELFFKWMKQHLRLVKLQSTQPQGIWNQIFFAMTAYCLTLYVRLVEKTKKTTWKVLTLIRIHAERTWKSFLDELHRLPERTSKGRQKSQHPPNEIELYDAGVAIVKQVGVSTSSMAKYKTPRK; this is encoded by the coding sequence ATGGATAACATTATATCAAATCAGACCGTATTTAGTAAATGCCTATCATTCTTGCCTTTTGAAACATTTAAGGGTTCGTTCTTAGACAACGGCGTAAAAAAACTGACCACCGCTAATTTAATGAGGATTTGTGTCACCATGCAACTGGGAAATTGGAAATCCTACGAGGAAACAGAAGAGCGTATTCGTGCCATGGAAGGTACAGAGGAACTGTTTGGCCTTACCAGTATTAGTGCTTCTCAACTATGTCGTCGAGTCAATGCTTTACCTTCAATCCTACCACGGCAGTTATTTCTTGCCGCTGTTACCCAATTGAATAAGCTAACAAGTAAAGGAAAAGGGATCCCTTCTTTGGGTCGTCTTCATCTCGTAGATTCTTCTTCCCTGCTTCTTGGGCCCACACTAGGAAACTGGACGTATTTTACAAAACATAGTAATTGCGTGAAGCTACATACTCGGATTGTCGTAACGGACCCCGGCACAGCTTATCCAGACATGGTCATTCCTTCTACAGGTAATGTGGATGATCGTGAAGTCATGCTTGAGCTCGTGATAGATCCTCATGCGACCCATGTGATGGACCGTGGCTATGTGGATTACAAAAAAATGGACCATTGGGTGGAAAACCGGATTCCATTCGCCATGCGTATCCAAGCTGGGCATAAGGCGAACATGATAAAATCCTATGAAGTTCCTGATGACAGTAGGGTTAAGCTAGATGCCTTAGTCGTCATGGGGAGTAGCTTCAGATCCATGGAACAGCCCCTTCGTCTTGTTGAATTCACAGATGAAGAGGGGAAAGAGTACCGTGTCGTAACCAATCGTTGGGATTTAAAAGCCGAAGAAGTAACCGAATTGTACCGGCACCGTTGGATCATTGAACTGTTTTTCAAGTGGATGAAACAACATCTACGTCTAGTTAAACTACAAAGTACCCAACCCCAAGGAATTTGGAATCAGATTTTCTTTGCAATGACGGCGTACTGTCTCACTTTATATGTGAGGTTAGTTGAGAAAACTAAGAAGACCACCTGGAAAGTACTCACCCTTATCCGCATCCATGCCGAAAGGACGTGGAAAAGTTTTCTTGATGAGTTACACCGTTTACCTGAAAGAACATCGAAAGGAAGACAAAAGAGCCAGCACCCGCCAAATGAAATAGAACTTTATGATGCAGGTGTGGCCATTGTAAAACAAGTGGGGGTAAGTACTAGCTCGATGGCAAAATATAAGACACCAAGAAAATAA
- a CDS encoding DUF1646 family protein translates to MVFWLLIVFLFVLLLPLKVKIVENNIELFIFIMGMITAISSGSWSRELFLKAASDPIGITIAVILASLLLKWFHRGIDRCINRLLRALSFKWCVALTVITLGLVSSIITAIIASLLLVAIVTSMRLDTKSTVRYVVLSCFSIGLGASLTPVGEPVATIAINKLGEDFFYLINLLGPIIIPLITLLGIVAAILVKKPKHEHQFREAHISNETYEEILYRGIKIYLFVMGLTLLGSGFKPVIDLYIIHLNTPLLYWINTVSAVLDNATLAAAEMSPQMGDQKVIAVLLGLLISGGMLIPGNIPNIIAANKLGITSKEWANVGVPIGLVILVIIFAFLF, encoded by the coding sequence ATGGTTTTTTGGTTACTAATTGTCTTTTTGTTCGTATTACTTCTACCCTTAAAAGTAAAGATTGTAGAGAACAATATTGAATTATTTATTTTTATCATGGGTATGATTACGGCGATCTCTAGTGGAAGTTGGAGCAGAGAGTTATTCTTAAAAGCTGCGAGTGATCCGATTGGAATTACCATTGCTGTAATCCTTGCATCCTTGCTTTTAAAGTGGTTTCACCGCGGTATAGACAGATGTATCAATCGGTTGTTACGTGCATTATCCTTTAAATGGTGTGTAGCTTTAACAGTAATAACCTTAGGCTTAGTATCAAGTATAATAACAGCAATTATCGCTTCTCTTCTCTTAGTAGCGATCGTTACGTCTATGAGGTTAGATACAAAATCAACCGTCCGTTATGTAGTCCTTTCCTGTTTTAGTATTGGGTTAGGTGCAAGTTTAACCCCTGTAGGCGAACCTGTTGCTACTATAGCCATCAACAAATTAGGGGAGGATTTCTTCTATCTGATCAATTTATTAGGACCCATCATTATTCCTTTAATTACTTTATTGGGTATAGTGGCGGCGATACTAGTCAAAAAGCCAAAGCATGAACACCAATTTAGAGAGGCACATATTAGCAATGAAACGTATGAAGAGATTTTGTATAGAGGAATTAAAATTTACTTGTTTGTGATGGGCTTAACCTTACTAGGATCTGGGTTTAAACCCGTAATTGATCTCTATATCATTCACCTAAACACACCATTGCTGTACTGGATTAATACGGTTTCTGCTGTTTTAGACAATGCTACCCTCGCAGCGGCTGAAATGAGTCCTCAGATGGGAGATCAAAAGGTAATAGCGGTTCTATTAGGTTTACTGATTAGTGGAGGGATGTTAATTCCAGGGAATATTCCTAATATCATAGCTGCCAATAAACTGGGGATCACAAGTAAGGAATGGGCTAATGTGGGAGTGCCCATTGGATTAGTTATACTGGTTATTATTTTTGCTTTTTTATTCTAA
- a CDS encoding PTS mannitol transporter subunit IICBA, which translates to MSNQVAQKSDVRVKIQRFGSHLSGMIMPNIGAFIAWGIITALFIPTGWYPNEDFAKLVGPMITYLLPLLIGYTGGKIVYDTRGGVVGATATMGVIVGAEIPMFLGAMIMGPLGGYLIKKLDDVIVPKIRQGFEMLVNNFTAGILGGALTLIAFKVIGPVVEGLNKVLASGVEAIVDAGLLPLANILIEPAKILFLNNAINHGILSPLGVEQAADAGKSIMFLLESNPGPGLGILLAIMLFGKGSAKRTAPGAVIIHFLGGIHEIYFPYILMKPMLILAAIAGGVSGVFTLSIFNAGLVAPPSPGSIFALMAMTPKGGHLGVLLGVLVAAAVSFAVASFILKVSKNNEEEDLEAATEKMQEMKGKKSSVAEALESKVDYKKVNKIIFACDAGMGSSAMGASILRNKVKKAEVEGVEVANTSINNLPADADIVVTHKDLTDRAKAKLPNAHHVSVENFLNSPKYDEIVNNLK; encoded by the coding sequence ATGTCTAATCAAGTAGCGCAAAAGTCGGATGTGCGTGTAAAAATCCAACGCTTTGGTAGTCATTTAAGTGGCATGATTATGCCGAATATTGGTGCATTTATCGCATGGGGGATTATTACAGCTTTATTTATTCCAACAGGTTGGTACCCAAATGAGGATTTTGCCAAGTTAGTTGGACCGATGATTACGTATCTTCTTCCATTATTAATCGGTTACACGGGCGGTAAGATCGTCTATGATACTCGTGGAGGAGTAGTGGGTGCCACAGCAACAATGGGTGTGATCGTTGGAGCAGAGATTCCGATGTTCCTAGGTGCCATGATTATGGGGCCACTTGGAGGTTATCTAATCAAAAAGCTGGATGACGTGATTGTTCCAAAGATCAGACAAGGTTTTGAAATGTTGGTAAACAACTTTACAGCGGGTATTTTAGGTGGAGCGTTAACTTTAATCGCATTTAAAGTAATCGGACCAGTGGTAGAAGGTTTAAACAAAGTGTTAGCGTCAGGAGTAGAGGCTATCGTTGATGCAGGGCTTCTTCCATTAGCAAATATTCTAATTGAACCTGCTAAAATATTATTCTTAAACAATGCAATCAATCACGGGATTTTAAGCCCACTTGGTGTAGAGCAAGCAGCAGACGCTGGAAAATCGATTATGTTCCTGTTAGAATCAAACCCTGGACCTGGACTGGGTATTCTTTTAGCCATTATGTTATTCGGGAAAGGTTCAGCCAAAAGAACAGCTCCAGGTGCAGTGATTATACACTTCCTAGGGGGAATTCATGAGATTTACTTCCCATACATTTTAATGAAGCCTATGTTAATTCTTGCTGCAATAGCAGGGGGCGTGAGTGGAGTTTTCACATTATCCATTTTTAACGCAGGTCTTGTAGCCCCTCCATCACCAGGAAGTATCTTTGCTTTAATGGCAATGACACCAAAAGGTGGTCACTTAGGAGTACTGTTAGGAGTACTTGTTGCAGCAGCTGTATCATTCGCAGTAGCATCATTTATTCTTAAAGTTAGCAAAAACAATGAAGAAGAAGATTTAGAAGCAGCTACAGAAAAAATGCAAGAAATGAAAGGCAAGAAGAGTTCAGTGGCAGAAGCATTAGAAAGCAAAGTGGACTATAAAAAGGTAAATAAAATTATCTTTGCTTGTGATGCTGGAATGGGTTCTAGTGCAATGGGAGCTTCGATTTTACGAAACAAAGTAAAAAAGGCAGAAGTAGAAGGGGTAGAGGTAGCAAATACATCTATCAATAATCTTCCGGCAGATGCTGACATCGTTGTAACCCATAAAGATTTAACGGACCGTGCGAAAGCTAAGCTTCCAAATGCCCATCATGTGTCTGTAGAAAACTTCTTAAATAGCCCTAAATATGATGAAATTGTAAATAACTTAAAATAA
- the metG gene encoding methionine--tRNA ligase codes for MNVFIGGAWPYANGSLHIGHIASLLPGDVLARYYRLKGEEVLYVSGSDCNGTPIAIRAMQDGVDVSEIANRYHQEFTECFTKLGFSYDCYTRTDTAHHASVVQDLFLKLNHNGLLYTKENDQVYCNSCDQFLPDRYVEGNCPTCGEHARGDQCDYCSTILDPVELYHKTCKICGSSPVIKKTEHYYLALSKLQHRIEELKKDREGVWRENALQLTERYLKEGLKDRPATRDLPIGVSVPIKGFEQKKIYVWIEAVSGYYSASQQWAIEKGREVEGFWKESARSYYVHGKDNIPFHSIIWPAIQMGAGLEAYPKYIVSNEYVTLEKKKISTSKNWAIWIPDLLERYHPDSIRYFLTINAPENRDTDFSWREFIYSHNSELLGAYGNFVNRTLKFIQNQLSGEVPQSAIDTSIQKRVEVLYQQVGEAIEAARVKQALEETFECIRYANKYFDEQQPWRAEEEQRDATIATCVFLILNFAQLLHPFLPNSSEEVRKMLHHSQFSWKVITNLPLIIENVHPLFERIDIRAIAEEGERLRSQIK; via the coding sequence ATGAATGTATTTATTGGGGGTGCTTGGCCCTATGCAAATGGTTCCCTGCATATTGGTCATATAGCAAGCTTACTGCCAGGTGATGTTCTGGCCAGATATTACCGTTTAAAAGGGGAAGAGGTTTTATATGTGTCTGGAAGTGACTGTAACGGGACACCTATCGCGATTCGTGCCATGCAAGATGGGGTGGATGTAAGTGAGATAGCTAACCGTTATCACCAAGAGTTTACTGAATGCTTTACAAAACTAGGATTCTCTTATGATTGTTATACACGTACAGATACTGCTCACCACGCTAGTGTGGTCCAAGACTTATTTTTAAAGCTTAATCATAATGGTCTCCTTTATACCAAAGAAAACGATCAAGTGTATTGTAATTCTTGTGATCAGTTTCTTCCTGACCGTTATGTAGAAGGAAATTGCCCGACCTGTGGAGAACATGCCCGTGGTGATCAATGTGATTATTGTTCTACGATACTAGATCCAGTTGAGCTTTATCATAAGACTTGTAAAATATGTGGTTCATCACCTGTCATTAAGAAAACGGAGCATTATTACTTAGCATTAAGTAAACTTCAACACCGAATAGAAGAACTCAAAAAGGATAGAGAAGGGGTATGGCGTGAAAATGCATTGCAATTAACCGAGAGGTACTTAAAGGAAGGACTGAAAGATCGTCCGGCGACTCGGGACCTGCCCATTGGTGTGTCGGTTCCAATAAAAGGATTTGAACAGAAGAAAATTTATGTGTGGATTGAAGCGGTATCAGGATATTACTCAGCAAGTCAGCAGTGGGCAATTGAGAAGGGAAGAGAGGTAGAAGGTTTCTGGAAGGAATCTGCCCGTAGCTACTATGTGCACGGAAAAGACAATATCCCTTTCCATTCTATCATTTGGCCCGCAATCCAAATGGGGGCAGGCTTGGAGGCCTATCCGAAGTATATCGTCTCAAATGAGTACGTCACATTAGAAAAAAAGAAGATCTCAACAAGCAAAAACTGGGCTATTTGGATCCCGGATCTATTGGAAAGGTATCATCCTGACTCCATACGCTACTTTCTAACCATCAATGCACCAGAAAACCGTGATACAGATTTCTCTTGGCGAGAGTTTATTTACAGTCATAACAGCGAACTGTTAGGGGCGTATGGGAATTTTGTAAACCGCACTTTAAAGTTCATCCAAAATCAATTATCAGGAGAGGTCCCTCAATCAGCAATTGATACAAGTATTCAAAAGCGTGTCGAAGTACTTTATCAGCAAGTAGGGGAAGCCATTGAAGCAGCAAGAGTAAAGCAAGCGTTAGAAGAGACTTTTGAGTGCATAAGATACGCAAACAAGTATTTTGATGAACAGCAACCATGGAGAGCGGAAGAAGAACAGCGGGATGCAACCATCGCCACATGTGTGTTTCTTATCCTAAATTTCGCCCAATTACTTCATCCCTTTCTTCCGAATTCTAGTGAGGAAGTTAGAAAAATGCTCCATCATTCCCAATTCTCCTGGAAAGTGATTACTAACTTGCCGTTGATTATTGAAAATGTTCACCCACTGTTTGAGCGAATTGACATAAGGGCGATTGCAGAAGAAGGAGAGAGACTTCGCTCACAGATTAAATGA